A part of Patagioenas fasciata isolate bPatFas1 chromosome 28, bPatFas1.hap1, whole genome shotgun sequence genomic DNA contains:
- the TMPRSS12 gene encoding transmembrane protease serine 12 — translation MWWGRFTAARLLRLLVLASVVPRVEALGPDPDECGERPLLDGPSGSRVVGGQDARAGAWPWSVSLQLRPPGAPHTHVCGGVLITDRAVLTAGHCVTGRRDPYYWRAVLGMNDLWRYGKHAVKRRIRSITVHPEFKRETFENDIAVFELSYAVRFGDYIQPICFPPAHLYPLIANETLCFISGWGRTEEKGKTSSVLKEAQVEIIPSSVCNSSDAYGGLVNSNMLCAGSRTGGIDTCQGDSGGPLACYHPATNKHYLVGIASFGVGCGRPKFPGIYVRLSQYRTWINMELLMINKAANPASAALTILLTLIRVVLA, via the exons ATGTGGTGGGGCCGTTTCACGGCCGCCCGGCTGCTCCGGCTGCTGGTCCTGGCGAGCGTCGTGCCCCGGGTGGAGGCCCTGGGGCCCGACCCCGACG AGTGCGGGGAGCGGCCGCTGCTGGACGGGCCGTCGGGCTCGCGCGTGGTGGGCGGGCAGGATGCGCGCGCGGGCGCCTGGCCCTGGTCCGTCAGCCTGCAGCTGCGCCCGCCCGGCGCCCCGCACACGCACGTCTGCGGAGGGGTGCTGATCACCGACAGGGCCGTGCTGACCGCCGGGCACTGCGTCACGGGGAGGAG GGACCCATATTACTGGCGAGCTGTTCTGGGCATGAACGACCTTTGGAGATACGGCAAACACGCGGTAAAGAGGAGAATCCGAAGCATCACTGTGCATCCGGAATTCAAGAGAGAAACGTTTGAAAACGACATCGCGGTGTTTGAGCTCAGCTACGCCGTCCGCTTCGGCGACTACATCCAGCCCATCTGCTTCCCGCCCGCCCACCTGTACCCCCTCATCGCCAACGAAACGCTGTGCTTCATCAGCGGCTGGGGACGGACGGAAGAGAAAG GTAAAACCTCGTCTGTGTTAAAAGAAGCACAAGTGGAAATCATCCCTTCCAGCGTGTGTAACAGCTCGGACGCCTACGGGGGGCTGGTGAACAGCAACATGCTCTGTGCTGGCTCCCGCACCGGAGGCATCGACACCTGCCAG GGAGACAGCGGTGGGCCCCTGGCGTGCTACCACCCCGCCACCAACAAGCACTACCTGGTCGGCATCGCCAGTTTTGGGGTTGGCTGCGGCCGACCAAAGTTTCCCGGGATCTACGTCCGTCTGTCTCAATACAGAACATGGATAAATATGGAACTCCTGATGATCAACAAGGCTGCGAATCCGGCGAGCGCTGCACTCACCATCCTCCTGACTCTGATACGCGTGGTACTTGCGTAG